In Hyphomicrobium denitrificans 1NES1, one DNA window encodes the following:
- the flgA gene encoding flagellar basal body P-ring formation chaperone FlgA has product MMKPIGLSMLILLCLGSVAYADDGVRTVFVPRNVIYPGDMITADVLVERKIRVNSENSAVFGENPKDLVGKVARRTLMRNEYVPRSAVREQDVVLQGRPYKVIYNSESLSIVGEGIPQQAGAVGETISVRNPASGVLFKARVQPDQTLAVDVQ; this is encoded by the coding sequence ATGATGAAGCCTATCGGACTTAGCATGCTCATTCTTCTCTGCTTAGGCAGTGTCGCCTATGCCGACGATGGCGTGCGCACGGTCTTTGTGCCGCGCAACGTCATATATCCCGGCGACATGATCACGGCCGACGTGCTCGTCGAACGAAAAATCCGGGTCAACTCCGAAAATTCTGCCGTCTTTGGCGAAAATCCGAAAGACCTCGTCGGCAAGGTGGCGCGTCGAACTTTGATGCGAAACGAATACGTGCCGCGCTCGGCTGTTCGCGAGCAGGATGTCGTGCTGCAGGGCCGGCCCTACAAGGTCATTTACAATTCGGAATCGCTGTCGATCGTCGGTGAAGGCATTCCGCAACAGGCCGGTGCGGTCGGCGAAACGATTTCCGTGCGTAATCCGGCGAGCGGCGTCCTGTTCAAGGCGCGTGTCCAGCCGGATCAAACGCTGGCGGTCGATGTGCAATGA
- the flgG gene encoding flagellar basal-body rod protein FlgG gives MRALSIAATGMSAQQTNVEVIANNVANINTTGFKRARAEFTDLLYQTDRAAGTLARDDDTMIPEGNQLGLGVRTVAIRHLSMQGALSPTSNKLDLALDGNGYFQVQGENNEILYTRDGAFNKDANGQLVTLDGNLVIPNIIIPQTATDVQINSAGQVYAIIGATGQQQLLGQLTLANFSNETGLDALGGNLFRETQASGQANIGNPGDPGYAKIHQGYLESSNVDPVKEITELIAAQRAYEMNSKVISAADDMFSTITKNMP, from the coding sequence ATGAGAGCGCTTTCAATTGCCGCGACGGGCATGTCGGCACAGCAGACCAACGTCGAAGTGATCGCCAATAACGTCGCCAACATCAACACGACGGGCTTCAAGCGCGCTCGCGCCGAATTCACTGACCTTCTTTATCAGACCGATCGCGCTGCCGGCACCCTGGCGCGCGACGATGACACCATGATTCCGGAAGGCAATCAGCTTGGCCTTGGCGTTCGCACCGTCGCCATTCGCCACCTCTCCATGCAGGGCGCCTTGTCTCCGACCAGCAACAAGCTCGACCTGGCGCTCGACGGCAACGGCTACTTTCAAGTTCAGGGCGAAAACAATGAGATTCTTTATACCCGCGACGGCGCCTTCAACAAGGATGCGAACGGCCAGCTCGTCACGCTCGATGGCAATCTCGTCATTCCGAACATTATTATTCCGCAGACTGCGACCGACGTTCAGATCAACTCCGCCGGGCAGGTCTATGCGATCATCGGCGCGACGGGGCAGCAGCAGCTTCTGGGGCAGCTGACGCTCGCAAATTTTTCGAACGAGACGGGTCTTGATGCGCTCGGCGGCAACCTTTTCCGCGAAACGCAAGCGTCAGGCCAAGCCAACATAGGCAACCCCGGCGATCCGGGCTACGCAAAGATCCATCAGGGTTATCTCGAAAGCTCCAACGTCGATCCGGTGAAAGAGATCACCGAGCTGATCGCGGCGCAGCGTGCCTATGAAATGAATTCAAAGGTCATCAGCGCTGCCGACGACATGTTCAGCACCATCACGAAGAACATGCCATGA
- a CDS encoding flagellar hook-basal body complex protein FliE: MSLSIAMLSPEINRIGGAAASAAPAVAPPASPGPAPQADFADTLASMAADAISTIKAGETTATAGMKGQASLQQVVQAVMMAEQTLQTVVAVRDKVVSAYQEISRMQI; the protein is encoded by the coding sequence ATGAGCTTATCGATTGCGATGCTTTCGCCCGAAATCAATCGCATAGGCGGCGCTGCGGCATCGGCCGCCCCAGCGGTTGCACCACCGGCGTCTCCCGGCCCCGCGCCTCAGGCCGATTTCGCCGACACGCTCGCGTCGATGGCGGCGGATGCAATCTCGACGATCAAGGCCGGCGAAACGACGGCAACAGCCGGTATGAAAGGGCAAGCGTCGCTGCAGCAGGTCGTGCAAGCCGTCATGATGGCCGAGCAGACGCTTCAGACGGTGGTGGCGGTCCGCGACAAAGTCGTGAGCGCTTACCAGGAAATCAGCCGAATGCAGATTTGA
- the flgC gene encoding flagellar basal body rod protein FlgC → MSDPLLASAKSAASGLFAQSARMRVVSENIANASTTGKTPGADPYQRKTISFHSIMDENAGVDVVQVDQISRDETPFETQYMPGNAAADANGMVKMPNVNMLVELADMREASRSYTANTQVIKQVRELVSMTIDLMRST, encoded by the coding sequence ATGAGCGATCCTCTCCTTGCATCCGCAAAATCCGCAGCTTCAGGACTCTTTGCACAGTCAGCCCGCATGCGGGTTGTCTCGGAAAATATCGCGAACGCCTCGACGACCGGCAAGACGCCCGGCGCCGATCCATACCAGCGCAAGACGATCAGCTTTCACAGCATCATGGATGAGAATGCTGGCGTAGACGTGGTGCAAGTCGACCAGATCTCACGCGATGAAACGCCATTCGAAACCCAATACATGCCCGGCAATGCGGCAGCCGATGCCAACGGCATGGTCAAGATGCCGAACGTCAACATGCTGGTTGAGCTCGCCGACATGCGCGAAGCGTCGCGCTCCTACACGGCGAACACGCAAGTCATCAAGCAAGTCCGCGAACTCGTCTCAATGACCATCGATCTGATGAGGTCGACATGA
- a CDS encoding flagellar basal body protein, with protein sequence MQPLQLFDLAFRQNEWLAQRQSVISQNVANANTPGYKAKDVESFEEAMRKSVPMAVTNPDHFSPSGDGTVQARDNDPYQAEVLVSGNDVSLEQEFLKSNDVMRSYSTNTQILKTFANMLQTVTKG encoded by the coding sequence ATGCAGCCCCTGCAACTCTTTGACCTGGCATTTCGCCAAAACGAGTGGCTTGCGCAGCGCCAGTCGGTGATTTCCCAGAACGTCGCGAACGCCAATACGCCTGGATACAAGGCGAAGGACGTCGAAAGCTTCGAAGAAGCGATGCGCAAGTCCGTTCCGATGGCCGTGACGAATCCCGATCATTTCTCACCCTCCGGCGATGGGACAGTCCAGGCTCGCGACAATGATCCCTATCAGGCCGAGGTCTTGGTATCCGGTAACGACGTCAGCCTCGAGCAGGAATTCCTCAAGTCGAATGACGTGATGCGCAGTTACAGCACGAATACGCAGATCCTGAAGACATTCGCGAACATGCTGCAAACGGTTACGAAGGGCTAG
- a CDS encoding EscU/YscU/HrcU family type III secretion system export apparatus switch protein, with protein MSEQDQQSRTEEATDKRLADARGDGNVPASREVPNFMYLMAALLVIAVLGQTFASHLGSLLVGLLANAGSIHLGNGGDVMLLFDVVGKAAAGVTAPIILAFGAAGVIASVVQNPPVPVAKRVIPDISRLSPSKGLKRIFSLSGLVEFMKLSLRLIVVVVTSVAILMYMWHDFTNSIWNDPSAILALSQKSVVALLTALALLSFTLLIFDLPVAHVLWRRSLRMARQEIKDEQKQMEGDPHMKARRRSIARARTRQRMLKGVPRATIVIANPTHFSVALRYVRSEGGAPRVVAKGQDIIALKIRKIAEENGIPIIEDKALARSLYAKVEVDQMIPVEFYRAIAEILIRLQARRNRQTPVRA; from the coding sequence GTGTCCGAACAAGACCAGCAAAGCCGGACAGAGGAAGCAACCGACAAACGGCTCGCGGATGCGCGCGGCGACGGCAATGTCCCGGCATCGCGCGAAGTTCCGAATTTCATGTATTTGATGGCGGCGCTGCTGGTTATCGCGGTGCTCGGACAGACTTTTGCAAGTCACCTCGGCAGCCTGCTTGTGGGGTTGCTTGCAAATGCCGGATCGATCCATCTCGGAAACGGCGGCGACGTGATGCTGCTGTTCGATGTCGTCGGCAAGGCAGCCGCGGGCGTAACGGCGCCCATCATCCTGGCATTCGGCGCCGCAGGCGTTATCGCCTCCGTCGTGCAGAATCCCCCCGTTCCTGTCGCCAAGCGCGTCATTCCCGATATCTCGCGCCTCTCTCCAAGCAAGGGCTTGAAGCGCATCTTCAGTCTATCAGGCCTTGTCGAATTCATGAAATTGTCGCTCAGGCTGATCGTCGTCGTTGTGACGAGCGTCGCGATCCTGATGTATATGTGGCACGATTTCACGAACTCGATCTGGAACGACCCCTCGGCAATTCTGGCTTTGTCCCAGAAAAGCGTGGTCGCGCTGCTGACGGCCTTGGCGCTGTTGTCCTTTACGCTTCTGATCTTCGATCTGCCCGTCGCGCACGTGCTGTGGCGACGCTCTCTGCGCATGGCTCGGCAGGAAATCAAGGACGAGCAGAAGCAGATGGAGGGCGATCCGCACATGAAGGCGCGGCGCCGCTCGATTGCCAGGGCCCGGACGCGCCAGCGCATGTTGAAAGGCGTGCCGCGGGCAACGATTGTGATCGCCAATCCCACGCACTTCTCCGTGGCGTTGCGCTACGTGCGCTCGGAAGGCGGGGCGCCGCGCGTCGTGGCCAAGGGGCAGGACATCATTGCACTGAAGATTCGCAAGATCGCGGAAGAAAATGGCATCCCAATTATAGAAGACAAGGCTCTCGCAAGGTCCCTCTATGCAAAAGTGGAGGTGGATCAAATGATCCCCGTTGAGTTCTACAGAGCCATTGCGGAAATCCTGATCCGTCTGCAGGCGCGACGGAATCGCCAAACCCCCGTCCGCGCCTGA
- a CDS encoding FliG C-terminal domain-containing protein: MMPRDVASDSHGSSRPLTGAEKVGVLLLALGKERASGLLKKFNPEELNIIVRSTEVMPTISASELEKIVEEFESQLGLGTPFVGRPEDVKRLVTDVITENKSSLDADSFVTHQDIWARFAALQDDVLHAYMRAQSPQVAAYYLDRLGSERASSILKKFSPAERNDLMNRILGLGQVAPQVIESLETSLHEELFDNDRRSSDKHITMAGILNNMDKDESAAVLQYLASIKPKDAEAIRKMLFKFEDLIRLPARAMTVLMDGIPVERTVIALQGADAELQDKVLAALSPRARRMAEAELQSPANVAARDIAEARRAIVDSVLRLSAEGTIEVPSQDAA, translated from the coding sequence ATGATGCCGCGAGACGTCGCCTCCGATTCACACGGATCTTCTCGTCCTCTGACGGGAGCCGAGAAAGTCGGCGTCCTTCTTCTCGCCCTCGGTAAGGAAAGGGCAAGCGGCCTCCTGAAAAAATTCAACCCGGAAGAGCTGAACATCATCGTTCGCTCGACCGAGGTGATGCCGACGATCTCGGCGTCCGAGCTTGAAAAGATCGTCGAAGAGTTCGAAAGCCAGCTTGGCCTCGGCACACCGTTCGTCGGACGCCCCGAAGACGTGAAGCGGCTCGTAACCGACGTCATTACGGAAAACAAGTCGTCACTGGATGCCGATTCTTTCGTGACGCATCAGGATATCTGGGCACGGTTTGCTGCGCTCCAGGACGATGTCTTGCACGCGTATATGCGCGCTCAGTCGCCGCAGGTTGCAGCCTACTACTTGGATCGCCTTGGGAGCGAGCGCGCTTCGAGCATTCTGAAGAAATTCTCACCCGCCGAGCGTAATGATCTGATGAATCGGATTCTGGGGCTCGGTCAGGTAGCACCGCAAGTCATCGAGTCGCTTGAAACATCGCTGCACGAAGAGCTGTTCGATAATGACCGCCGCTCGTCCGACAAGCACATCACGATGGCCGGCATTCTGAATAACATGGACAAGGACGAATCGGCGGCCGTTTTGCAATACCTCGCGTCGATAAAGCCGAAAGACGCCGAAGCCATACGTAAGATGCTGTTCAAGTTCGAAGACCTCATCAGACTCCCGGCTCGGGCCATGACCGTACTGATGGATGGCATTCCGGTCGAGCGTACGGTTATTGCCCTGCAGGGCGCGGATGCGGAACTCCAGGACAAGGTCTTGGCCGCGCTGTCGCCGCGCGCTCGCCGCATGGCCGAAGCAGAATTGCAAAGTCCCGCTAACGTGGCCGCCCGCGATATTGCCGAGGCGCGGCGCGCGATCGTCGATTCGGTATTGCGCCTTTCGGCGGAAGGCACCATCGAGGTTCCCTCTCAGGACGCTGCTTAA
- the fliN gene encoding flagellar motor switch protein FliN, with protein MDETEHGGEAAVQDFDQPFAGMAATAFAESDKPEGFSDIMPSASEAAGMGEPHIEVDNSAMIAGLPVMMKVVLGSAKMPVATLAKLAKGSVVKLDKMVGDPVDILVNGHLIARGEVVVLNEASSRFGVVLTQVGKLSPGK; from the coding sequence ATGGACGAAACAGAACACGGGGGCGAGGCAGCCGTGCAAGACTTCGATCAGCCCTTTGCCGGCATGGCTGCGACCGCTTTCGCGGAGAGCGACAAGCCTGAAGGGTTTTCGGACATCATGCCAAGCGCTTCCGAAGCCGCAGGCATGGGCGAACCGCACATCGAAGTCGATAACAGTGCCATGATCGCGGGATTGCCCGTGATGATGAAGGTCGTGCTCGGCTCCGCGAAAATGCCCGTCGCCACTCTGGCGAAACTCGCGAAGGGCTCGGTCGTCAAGCTCGACAAGATGGTCGGCGATCCTGTCGACATTCTCGTGAACGGGCATTTGATCGCCCGCGGCGAGGTCGTCGTCCTCAATGAAGCATCGTCGCGCTTCGGTGTTGTGCTGACGCAAGTCGGCAAGCTCAGCCCGGGCAAGTAG
- a CDS encoding FliM/FliN family flagellar motor switch protein → MTVDASAKLLAAHKSLERALSAGQNRPDRLPGLQVIFGQLPRVMVEELGNVSSLPVKVRLLDLSASTLGETCNLPPNTYAGVVRAERWRNWLYFISDPKLTALFVESALGCEGIPPDGLAKRRLTKTDANILRVMFRRVARSLTHAFSLLVDVQLDVGNVVDKIEIEPQLSTASPVITARLSVEYFGQSGILTIVIPQVAIEPVRDLLATSPTGEAITGAPSSSRLHNDSTWSKKLSEEIARAFIDLNGVLEERPIALGEVQRFAVGSVVELTSTSLARVRLDADEIPLFWCELGKRDSALTLRIEDDFDQNKETVDEFYGL, encoded by the coding sequence GTGACCGTCGACGCATCCGCCAAGCTGCTGGCTGCACACAAATCTTTAGAGCGCGCCCTGTCGGCTGGTCAGAACCGGCCTGACCGGCTTCCCGGATTGCAAGTAATATTCGGTCAGTTGCCGCGCGTGATGGTCGAAGAACTCGGCAATGTTTCGTCGTTACCGGTGAAAGTACGGCTGCTCGATCTGTCCGCCTCGACGCTCGGAGAAACCTGCAATCTCCCGCCGAACACCTACGCCGGAGTGGTTCGGGCCGAGCGCTGGCGTAACTGGCTTTATTTCATCTCCGACCCGAAGCTTACGGCACTCTTCGTTGAGTCGGCGTTGGGCTGCGAGGGTATACCGCCCGACGGCCTTGCAAAGCGCAGACTGACCAAAACTGATGCCAACATTCTTCGCGTGATGTTCAGGCGCGTTGCGCGGTCTCTGACGCACGCATTTTCGCTCCTCGTCGATGTGCAGCTCGACGTTGGCAATGTGGTCGACAAGATTGAAATCGAGCCGCAGTTGAGCACAGCGTCTCCCGTTATCACGGCACGATTGTCGGTCGAATACTTCGGACAGTCGGGCATCTTGACGATCGTCATTCCTCAGGTCGCGATCGAGCCGGTTCGCGATCTGTTGGCCACATCGCCGACAGGAGAGGCAATCACGGGCGCGCCCTCCTCATCTAGGCTTCACAATGACTCCACGTGGTCGAAGAAACTTTCAGAAGAGATTGCTCGTGCCTTTATCGATCTCAACGGTGTTCTTGAGGAACGCCCGATCGCCCTTGGAGAAGTCCAGCGCTTCGCGGTCGGTTCCGTCGTCGAACTTACGAGCACCTCGTTAGCGCGCGTCCGACTCGACGCTGATGAGATCCCGCTTTTCTGGTGCGAACTTGGCAAACGCGATAGCGCGCTGACGTTGCGGATCGAGGACGATTTCGATCAGAACAAAGAGACGGTCGATGAATTTTATGGGCTGTAG
- the motA gene encoding flagellar motor stator protein MotA, whose product MTIIIGLFITLACMLGGFTAMGGHVMIIWQPWEYVIICGAALGTFVVANPMKTIKDAGKASIQAFRNDVPTMDEHIELLSLLFFMMRELRDKSRAEMEMIIDAPQESEVFKRSPSVTADEELTTFICDYFRLIIMGNARTHEIESLMDEEIETARHDKLKAYHALVAVGDGLPALGIVAAVLGVVKAMSAIDQSPEILGHLIASALVGTFAGIFFSYAVVGPLATKVKIVREKRLRSYVIVKQSLLAFMNGAMPQVAIEHGRKAISAYERPTINEVEAATISGAARAGESKKAA is encoded by the coding sequence GTGACAATCATCATCGGCCTATTCATCACCCTGGCGTGCATGTTGGGTGGCTTCACGGCCATGGGCGGGCACGTCATGATTATCTGGCAGCCCTGGGAATACGTCATTATCTGCGGCGCGGCACTTGGCACGTTCGTCGTTGCTAACCCCATGAAAACAATCAAGGACGCTGGCAAAGCATCCATTCAGGCGTTCCGCAACGACGTGCCGACGATGGACGAGCACATCGAACTGCTGTCGCTTCTCTTTTTCATGATGCGCGAATTGCGCGACAAGTCGCGGGCCGAGATGGAAATGATCATCGACGCGCCGCAGGAGTCGGAGGTGTTCAAGCGCTCCCCGAGCGTGACTGCCGATGAAGAGTTGACGACGTTCATTTGCGACTATTTCCGCCTGATCATCATGGGCAACGCCCGTACCCATGAGATCGAATCGCTGATGGACGAGGAGATCGAGACGGCGCGCCACGACAAGCTCAAGGCCTACCACGCGCTCGTCGCCGTCGGCGACGGCCTCCCGGCTCTCGGTATCGTCGCCGCCGTGCTCGGCGTTGTGAAGGCCATGAGCGCGATAGATCAATCGCCGGAGATTTTGGGTCACCTGATTGCGTCGGCGCTCGTCGGCACGTTCGCCGGCATTTTCTTCTCTTATGCCGTCGTCGGACCGCTGGCCACGAAGGTCAAGATCGTGCGGGAAAAACGATTGAGGTCTTACGTCATCGTCAAGCAATCGCTATTGGCGTTCATGAACGGCGCCATGCCGCAAGTTGCGATCGAGCACGGCCGTAAAGCCATCTCCGCTTACGAGCGGCCGACGATCAATGAGGTCGAGGCAGCGACGATCAGCGGCGCCGCGCGGGCGGGTGAAAGCAAAAAGGCAGCCTGA